A single genomic interval of Littorina saxatilis isolate snail1 linkage group LG17, US_GU_Lsax_2.0, whole genome shotgun sequence harbors:
- the LOC138953316 gene encoding G-protein coupled receptor daf-37-like, with translation MYVDEGSGNEYCRTIPGFTTFYAQKIWPWIDGVLYCYGPLLCLCVFNVLIVRASRSFQSKTTLSETTLSTDQRSSHTKTSSKMTTQESQLTRMLLLVTTAFLVCVGPMGVVIVVERYFWETTTNSQYALYYFIRTILNNLDYTNHALNFYLYCLSGKRFRQELVNTFSCLCPASMTAAASGKAVRMAATQSRDSYASGSVATVATEASMS, from the exons ATGTACGTCGACGAGGGTTCTGGCAACGAGTACTGTCGGACGATCCCTGGCTTCACCACGTTCTACGCTCAGAAGATCTGGCCCTGGATAGACGGCGTCCTGTACTGCTACGGgcctctgctctgtctctgtgtcttcaaCGTTCTTATT GTCAGAGCGTCCAGGTCGTTCCAGTCCAAGACTACATTGAGCGAGACGACCTTGTCTACTGACCAGCGGTCATCTCACACCAAGACGTCCAGCAAGATGACCACACAGGAGAGCCAGCTGACCCGCATGCTGTTGCTCGTCACCACTGCGTTTCTTGTGTGTGTCGGACCCATGGGTGTGGTCATTGTCGTGGAGAGATATTTCTGGGAGACCACCACCAACAGTCAATATGCCTT GTACTACTTTATCCGCACGATCCTCAATAACCTGGACTACACAAACCACGCTCTCAACTTCTACCTGTACTGTTTGTCCGGCAAAAGATTTCGCCAGGAACTTGTCAACACTTTCTCTTGCCTCTGTCCCGCCAGCATGACAGCTGCAGCTTCCGGGAAAGCTGTGCGCATGGCCGCTACACAATCACGTGACTCGTATGCTAGCGGAAGTGTTGCAACTGTTGCAACAGAAGCTTCTATGTCGTAG